The proteins below are encoded in one region of Apium graveolens cultivar Ventura chromosome 4, ASM990537v1, whole genome shotgun sequence:
- the LOC141721058 gene encoding uncharacterized protein LOC141721058: MLLRAAISRRVVNRRSWLYGTRSISHFVQDPNPNLPNPLALGAYGGNSRNPELAANINTQYLFLGGNVNTTGGTSKPASGENSNAMKEKRDYAILALSGTAACHSSVDFQKRLFPDMKIVVHADEKRTASVKSQLQQLFRLMHMNLSVYGSLVGSTVGKSFSLANIRTTHSQAGVTIGNGEFSAKLRPLSPHLTVYKPQSTSTSSIFHRIAYIYMGVAALFYYLLYVKMGMICFTYEKFYQFFYYSSELFPIINEISVVALAYYLYKGAEQFMKFR, translated from the exons ATGTTGCTCCGAGCTGCGATTTCCAGGCGAGTCGTGAATCGTCGGAGTTGGCTTTACGGAACTCGATCAATCTCCCACTTCGTCCAAGATCCTAACCCTAACTTACCTAATCCCCTCGCCCT AGGTGCATACGGAGGAAATTCTCGAAACCCCGAATTGGCTGCAAATATCAACAC gcaatatcttttcttgGGTGGAAATGTGAATACAACTGGCGGAACATCAAAGCCTGCCTCTGGGGAGAATTCTAATGCGATGAAAGAGAAAAGGGATTATGCAATTTTAGCTCTATCTGGAACTGCTGCTTGCCATTCTTCGGTAGACTTCCAGAAGCGATTATTCCCCGATATGAAAAT TGTGGTGCACGCAGATGAAAAACGAACTGCTTCTGTCAAGAGTCAGTTGCAGCAGCTTTTTAGACTGATGCACATGAATCTTTCTGTGTATGGTTCACTTGTTGGTTCTACTGTTGGTAAATCATTTTCTCTTGCTAACATACGTACCACACACAGCCAGGCAGGTGTTACTATAGGCAATGGGGAATTCTCGGCCAAGCTTCGTCCGTTATCGCCACATCTTACTGTCTATAAGCCACAATCCACCTCTACTTCCTCAATATTCCACAGAATTGCTTACATATACATGGGCGTTGCAGCTTTGTTTTATTATCTACTCTATGTGAAAATGGGTATGATTTGCTTCACCTATGAGAAGTTCTACCAATTTTTCTATTATTCATCAGAGCTCTTTCCGATTATCAACGAGATATCCGTAGTAGCCCTGGCCTACTATCTGTATAAGGGAGCTGAACAATTCATGAAATTCAGGTAG